From a region of the Coprococcus comes ATCC 27758 genome:
- a CDS encoding type II toxin-antitoxin system PemK/MazF family toxin has translation MQIRRGDIYYADLSPVVGSEQGGVRPVLVIQNDVGNRHSPTVICAAITSRMNKAKLPTHVEIDAKRYRIVKDSVVLLEQIRTIDKQRLKDYVCRVDKELMRKVDEALCVSLMLHT, from the coding sequence GTGCAGATCAGGCGTGGAGATATTTATTATGCGGATTTAAGTCCGGTAGTCGGTTCGGAGCAGGGCGGTGTGCGTCCGGTTCTTGTCATCCAGAATGATGTCGGGAACCGGCACAGTCCGACCGTTATCTGTGCCGCGATCACTTCAAGGATGAATAAAGCGAAGCTGCCGACACATGTGGAAATCGATGCAAAAAGGTACAGAATCGTCAAGGATTCTGTTGTCCTTCTGGAGCAGATTCGGACGATCGATAAACAGAGACTGAAGGATTACGTGTGCCGGGTAGACAAAGAGCTTATGAGAAAAGTCGATGAAGCGCTGTGCGTCAGCCTGATGCTTCATACATAA
- a CDS encoding hemolysin family protein, giving the protein METEGNLLQKMKNVFSDNEDKEKIAEEIIEKVLEGYEKGVLTRREMKMITNIFEYMDSDAKDIMTHRKNIVALDGEESLERALTFMLEENKSRFPVYEEDIDNIVGILHIRDAMQSYLDGPARKKPVHDLKDAIRPAGFIPETKAIDKLFQQMQQDKSHMVIVLDEYGQTSGIVTMEDIVEEIVGNIQDEYDEEEELIIKQADGTYIVDGMTQLEDLEELLGISFNEEDYDTINGYLIDCLDRIPSEDEECQVEFGGYLFHVLSVDNNTIRKVLVSRTKK; this is encoded by the coding sequence ATGGAAACGGAAGGTAATTTACTTCAGAAAATGAAAAATGTATTTTCTGACAATGAAGATAAAGAGAAAATTGCAGAAGAAATCATTGAAAAAGTACTGGAAGGCTATGAAAAAGGTGTTCTGACAAGACGTGAGATGAAGATGATCACCAACATTTTTGAATATATGGATTCGGATGCAAAAGATATCATGACGCACCGGAAAAATATCGTAGCACTGGATGGAGAGGAATCTCTGGAAAGGGCACTTACCTTTATGCTGGAGGAGAACAAATCCAGATTCCCGGTTTATGAAGAAGATATTGACAACATTGTGGGGATTCTTCATATCCGGGATGCGATGCAGAGCTACTTGGACGGTCCGGCAAGGAAAAAACCGGTGCATGATCTGAAGGATGCCATCCGTCCGGCAGGATTTATCCCGGAAACAAAGGCGATTGACAAACTGTTTCAACAGATGCAGCAGGACAAGAGCCATATGGTGATCGTGCTGGATGAGTATGGACAGACATCAGGGATCGTTACGATGGAAGATATTGTAGAAGAAATCGTTGGAAATATCCAGGATGAGTATGATGAGGAAGAAGAGCTGATCATCAAACAGGCAGATGGTACATATATCGTGGATGGTATGACACAGCTGGAGGATCTGGAAGAGCTTCTGGGAATCAGTTTCAACGAAGAAGATTACGATACGATTAATGGTTATCTGATCGACTGCCTGGACAGAATTCCTTCGGAAGATGAAGAATGTCAGGTGGAATTCGGAGGCTATCTGTTCCATGTATTGTCAGTTGATAATAATACAATACGCAAAGTCCTTGTCAGTAGGACAAAAAAGTGA
- a CDS encoding YebC/PmpR family DNA-binding transcriptional regulator yields MSGHSKFANIKHKKEKNDAAKGKVFTKIGREIAVAVKEGGGADPANNSRLRDAIAKAKANNMPNDNIDRSIKKAAGDGDANNYEHIVYEGYGPNGTAIIVDALTDNRNRTASNVRSAFTKGKGNIGTSGCVSFMFDQKGQIIVDKEECELDADDLMMQALDAGAEDFSEEEDSFEILTDPNDFSEVRLALEEAGIPMASAEVTMIPQTWVTLDNEEDIKNIQKTLDLLEDDDDVQEVYHNWEEA; encoded by the coding sequence ATGTCAGGACATTCAAAATTTGCGAATATCAAGCATAAAAAAGAAAAAAACGACGCAGCAAAAGGAAAAGTATTCACGAAGATCGGTCGTGAAATCGCTGTAGCAGTCAAAGAAGGAGGCGGAGCTGATCCGGCTAACAACAGCAGACTCCGTGATGCGATTGCAAAGGCAAAAGCAAATAATATGCCAAATGACAATATTGACAGAAGTATCAAAAAAGCAGCCGGAGACGGAGATGCTAACAACTACGAACACATCGTATACGAAGGATACGGACCGAACGGAACTGCAATCATCGTTGATGCACTTACTGATAACCGTAACCGTACTGCTTCTAATGTAAGAAGCGCTTTCACAAAGGGAAAAGGAAATATCGGAACCAGTGGATGTGTTTCTTTCATGTTTGATCAGAAAGGACAGATCATTGTCGATAAAGAAGAATGTGAACTGGATGCAGATGATCTGATGATGCAGGCACTGGATGCAGGAGCAGAAGATTTTTCGGAAGAAGAGGACAGCTTTGAAATTCTTACAGATCCGAATGATTTCAGTGAGGTTCGTCTTGCTCTGGAAGAAGCGGGTATTCCGATGGCAAGCGCAGAAGTTACAATGATTCCACAGACATGGGTAACTTTGGACAACGAAGAAGATATCAAGAACATTCAGAAGACGCTTGATCTTCTTGAAGATGATGATGATGTACAGGAAGTATATCATAACTGGGAAGAAGCATAG
- a CDS encoding CFI-box-CTERM domain-containing protein — translation MNQSIQDGLNDLFDQIIPISGDFNKKTYADSFKNAYEKYKPLFTEIAQECENSEDRQEEIEEIAAVLPDRMREVLDQESSKRKKENVLMKYNLGMVTYVIPMFRYGRMDACEEIVDCMIERWNDHDLELKISKSEFEQIQGGFKSRLCYITTAVCASLGKPDDCYELNLMRRYRDEYLVNQKGGEEIVAEYYDIAPTIVNRINRMENSEDVYADIWSRYLHPCVSMIESDNLEACRKLYTDMVYSLRRKYLFS, via the coding sequence ATGAATCAGAGTATACAGGATGGACTGAATGACCTGTTTGACCAGATTATTCCGATTTCCGGAGATTTCAATAAAAAGACTTATGCGGATTCGTTTAAAAATGCATACGAGAAGTATAAGCCACTTTTTACTGAGATTGCACAGGAATGCGAAAATTCGGAAGACAGACAGGAAGAGATTGAAGAGATTGCTGCTGTTCTGCCGGATAGAATGCGGGAAGTACTGGATCAGGAAAGTTCAAAAAGAAAAAAAGAAAATGTACTTATGAAATATAATCTGGGCATGGTTACGTATGTGATCCCGATGTTCCGTTATGGCAGAATGGATGCTTGTGAAGAGATTGTAGACTGCATGATCGAACGCTGGAATGATCATGATCTGGAACTAAAGATCAGTAAATCGGAATTCGAGCAGATCCAGGGAGGCTTCAAATCACGGCTCTGCTATATTACTACAGCCGTATGTGCAAGCCTTGGCAAACCGGATGACTGTTACGAACTGAATCTGATGAGAAGATACAGAGATGAATATCTGGTGAATCAGAAAGGCGGCGAAGAAATTGTTGCCGAGTATTACGATATTGCTCCGACAATCGTAAACCGGATCAACCGGATGGAAAATTCAGAAGATGTATATGCAGATATCTGGAGCCGTTATCTTCACCCATGTGTTTCCATGATCGAATCCGATAATCTGGAGGCATGCCGTAAGCTTTATACGGATATGGTATATAGCCTGCGCAGGAAATATTTATTTTCATAA
- a CDS encoding ClpP family protease: MENKEKAVRETEPETTKEEDEHVKEMGMLSLDRRRNHQIELLTIIGEVEGHETVSGSTKATKYEHLLPKLAQIENSVQTDGVLILLNTLGGDVEAGLAIAEMIASLSKPTVSLVLGGCHSIGGPLAVSADYSFIVPSGTMIIHPVRTSGMFIGVAQSLRNIEKTQDRITGFLAEHSGMSQERIEELMLDSTQLVKDVGTMLEGKRAVEEGLIDEVGGIRDALNKLHEMIDEKMENTDKNYEMT, translated from the coding sequence ATGGAAAATAAAGAAAAGGCAGTCAGAGAGACAGAGCCGGAAACCACAAAGGAAGAAGATGAACATGTTAAAGAAATGGGAATGCTTTCGCTTGACCGACGTCGAAATCATCAGATCGAGCTACTCACGATCATCGGCGAAGTAGAAGGGCATGAGACGGTTTCCGGCAGTACAAAGGCAACCAAGTATGAGCACCTGCTTCCAAAGCTGGCACAGATTGAGAACAGTGTTCAGACTGATGGAGTGCTGATTCTCTTAAATACACTGGGCGGAGATGTGGAGGCGGGACTTGCGATTGCGGAAATGATCGCGTCTTTAAGCAAACCGACAGTATCTCTGGTACTTGGAGGGTGTCATTCTATCGGTGGCCCTCTTGCTGTGTCGGCAGATTATTCTTTTATTGTTCCAAGTGGGACGATGATCATTCACCCGGTGCGGACAAGCGGAATGTTCATCGGTGTGGCACAAAGCCTGCGGAATATTGAAAAGACGCAGGACCGGATCACCGGATTCCTTGCAGAGCATTCCGGAATGTCACAGGAGCGGATTGAAGAACTGATGCTGGATTCCACACAGCTTGTCAAAGATGTGGGGACAATGCTGGAAGGAAAACGTGCAGTGGAGGAAGGACTCATTGATGAAGTTGGCGGAATAAGAGATGCATTAAATAAATTGCATGAAATGATTGATGAAAAAATGGAAAATACTGATAAAAATTATGAGATGACATAA
- a CDS encoding FtsK/SpoIIIE family DNA translocase yields MASKTTGTKKNAKQSTAKKRQPTKKTSAKSAKSAKTTRKNTTSKAVPQEESFLATEILIWVTLAVGILLTISNFGLAGAFGRKIAALQQGMMGWMAYVFPLLLFCGVAFVVSNKGNRIAYIKTVAGVVLLVQCCVLFELIDEKGGSVGKAIAVRLVPAIGKVGTYVVVIILMVICVVLITEKSILKGMKIGGEKAYDRAREDMQKRKEEAEERRARREAMRVDYQVSGVSFNSTVGGKENEAEKAEEKAGKEAKESTEKKATRRSRKDMSSVLAGAEEAAAKHIMEQTGKIALDDVVINRAMPLSATELIPDPEPVPLEPVKEKLPKFLKGAMQEAEKKTESGKDIQTDVAEENLSAVQTEDGIKRQVSGNSKVKADIPKEVAAVADTIAKSEKPVREYRFPPLSLLKHGSKTSGDSDAHLRETAAKLQKTLQTFGVNVTITNISCGPSVTRYELQPEMGVKVSKIVGLADDIKLNLAAADIRIEAPIPGKAAVGIEVPNKENTAVMLRDLLESDEFKKSRSRIAFATGRDISGKVVVSDIAKMPHLLVAGATGSGKSVCINTIIMSIIYKAKPEDVKLIMVDPKVVELSVYNGIPHLMIPVVTDPKKAAGALNWAVAEMNRRYQLFAEYNVRDLKGYNDKVENIKDIDDPNKAQKLPQIVIIVDELADLMMVAPGEVEEAICRLAQLARAAGLHLVLATQRPSVNVITGLIKANMPSRIAFSVSSGVDSRTIIDMNGAEKLLGKGDMLFYPAGYQKPVRVQGAFVSDKEVQAVVDFLKENSGGAAYSEEIQKQVNSNQNVSVGGTSSEDDKDVYFVDAGKFIIEKDKASIGMLQRVFKIGFNRAARIMDQLAEAGVVGEEEGTKPRKVLMSMEQFEQYIEESV; encoded by the coding sequence ATGGCTTCAAAGACAACCGGAACAAAGAAAAATGCAAAGCAGAGCACGGCGAAAAAGCGGCAGCCTACGAAGAAGACAAGTGCAAAGTCTGCAAAATCTGCGAAGACAACCAGAAAGAATACCACATCAAAAGCTGTGCCGCAGGAAGAATCATTTCTTGCAACGGAGATTCTGATCTGGGTGACACTTGCGGTAGGGATTCTGCTCACAATCAGCAATTTCGGACTTGCAGGTGCATTTGGAAGAAAGATTGCAGCACTGCAGCAGGGAATGATGGGTTGGATGGCGTATGTATTTCCACTGCTTTTATTTTGTGGAGTCGCGTTTGTGGTTTCCAATAAAGGAAACAGGATCGCATATATTAAGACTGTTGCAGGCGTTGTATTACTGGTTCAGTGCTGTGTGCTCTTTGAACTGATCGATGAAAAAGGCGGATCTGTTGGAAAGGCAATTGCGGTCAGACTGGTGCCGGCAATTGGTAAAGTGGGTACATATGTTGTCGTGATCATTTTAATGGTGATCTGTGTAGTCCTTATCACAGAAAAGTCTATTCTAAAAGGAATGAAGATCGGCGGGGAAAAAGCGTATGACCGTGCCAGAGAGGACATGCAGAAGCGTAAAGAAGAAGCTGAGGAACGCAGGGCAAGACGGGAAGCTATGCGTGTTGATTATCAGGTAAGCGGCGTTTCCTTTAATTCGACAGTTGGAGGAAAAGAGAACGAGGCAGAAAAAGCAGAAGAAAAAGCCGGAAAAGAAGCAAAGGAAAGCACAGAAAAGAAAGCTACCAGACGCAGCCGGAAGGATATGAGCAGCGTGCTTGCCGGTGCAGAAGAAGCGGCTGCAAAGCACATTATGGAACAGACTGGGAAAATTGCACTGGATGATGTAGTGATCAATCGTGCGATGCCCCTTTCCGCTACAGAGCTGATCCCGGATCCGGAACCGGTTCCCCTTGAGCCGGTGAAAGAAAAACTCCCGAAGTTCTTAAAAGGAGCGATGCAGGAAGCAGAAAAAAAGACGGAGTCCGGTAAAGATATACAGACAGATGTGGCTGAAGAAAATTTATCAGCGGTGCAGACAGAAGACGGAATAAAAAGACAGGTCTCCGGAAATTCAAAAGTTAAGGCAGATATCCCAAAAGAGGTGGCTGCTGTTGCAGATACGATTGCAAAAAGTGAGAAACCGGTCAGGGAATACCGCTTTCCACCTCTTAGTCTGTTGAAGCATGGAAGTAAAACCTCCGGAGATTCGGATGCGCATCTGCGGGAGACAGCAGCAAAGCTCCAGAAGACACTTCAAACCTTCGGTGTGAATGTTACAATCACTAATATCAGCTGCGGACCTTCTGTCACACGCTATGAGTTACAGCCTGAGATGGGGGTGAAAGTCAGCAAGATCGTAGGACTTGCGGATGACATCAAGCTGAACCTGGCGGCGGCTGATATCCGTATTGAGGCACCGATCCCGGGAAAAGCAGCGGTCGGCATTGAAGTTCCGAATAAGGAAAATACTGCAGTTATGCTGCGTGATCTTCTGGAATCAGATGAATTTAAGAAAAGTAGATCACGGATCGCATTTGCGACAGGTCGTGACATTTCAGGTAAAGTGGTGGTATCAGATATCGCAAAGATGCCGCATCTGCTTGTCGCAGGAGCTACCGGATCCGGTAAATCTGTCTGTATCAATACGATCATTATGAGTATTATCTACAAAGCAAAACCGGAGGATGTGAAGCTGATCATGGTAGATCCAAAGGTGGTGGAATTAAGTGTATATAATGGAATTCCACATCTGATGATCCCGGTTGTAACGGATCCGAAGAAGGCAGCAGGAGCTTTGAACTGGGCGGTTGCGGAAATGAACAGACGTTATCAGCTTTTTGCCGAGTATAATGTCCGTGATCTGAAAGGTTACAATGATAAAGTCGAGAACATTAAAGATATTGATGATCCGAATAAAGCACAGAAACTTCCACAGATTGTAATCATCGTAGACGAACTTGCAGACCTGATGATGGTTGCACCTGGAGAAGTAGAAGAGGCAATCTGCCGTCTGGCACAGCTTGCGCGTGCGGCAGGACTTCATCTGGTTCTTGCAACGCAGAGACCATCGGTTAATGTCATTACCGGTCTGATTAAGGCGAATATGCCATCAAGAATAGCATTTTCTGTATCATCCGGTGTGGATTCCCGTACCATCATTGATATGAATGGCGCGGAGAAGCTGCTTGGAAAAGGCGATATGTTGTTCTATCCGGCTGGCTATCAGAAGCCGGTACGTGTTCAGGGGGCTTTTGTTTCTGATAAAGAAGTCCAGGCAGTGGTTGATTTCTTAAAAGAGAACAGCGGAGGCGCAGCCTACAGTGAAGAGATCCAGAAGCAGGTGAATAGTAATCAGAATGTATCTGTGGGAGGAACATCTTCCGAGGACGACAAAGATGTCTACTTTGTAGATGCAGGAAAGTTTATCATTGAAAAAGACAAAGCATCGATCGGAATGCTCCAACGGGTGTTTAAGATTGGGTTTAACCGTGCGGCGCGGATTATGGATCAGCTTGCCGAGGCGGGAGTCGTAGGAGAAGAAGAAGGTACCAAACCAAGAAAAGTACTGATGTCTATGGAACAGTTTGAGCAATACATAGAAGAATCAGTTTAA
- a CDS encoding formate--tetrahydrofolate ligase — MKTDIQIAQEAEMLHIREVAAKVGIEEEDLEFYGKYKAKLSDELMERVKDRPDGKLVLVTAINPTPAGEGKTTITVGLGEAMAKLGKKALIALREPSLGPCFGIKGGAAGGGYAQVVPMEDLNLHFTGDFHAITSANNLLAALLDNHIQQGNALGIDPRQVVWKRCVDMNDRVLRNVVVGLGNKMDGMVREDHFVITVASEIMAILCLADDLEDLKKRLDRIIVAYTFSGEPVTADQLHATGAMTALLKDAIKPNIIQTLEHTPALVHGGPFANIAHGCNSVRATKMALKLSDITITEAGFGADLGAEKFMDIKCRMAGLKPDAVVLVATVRALKYNGGVPKDELNKENLDALAKGIVNLEKHIENLQKFGVPVVVTLNSFVSDTEAEYEFIRKFCEDRGCEFALAEVWGKGGDGGKELAEKVLQTLETKESHYHPIYSDELSIAEKIETICKEIYGAKSVVYEPAAKKQLARIESMGFGKFPVCMAKNQYSLSDDAKLLGRPENFDIHIREVYVNAGAGFVVALTGAIMTMPGLPKVPAANGIDVEDGKITGLF, encoded by the coding sequence ATGAAAACAGACATTCAGATCGCACAGGAGGCAGAGATGCTCCATATTCGCGAGGTTGCAGCAAAGGTTGGAATTGAAGAGGAAGACCTTGAGTTTTACGGCAAGTATAAGGCAAAATTATCGGATGAACTGATGGAAAGAGTAAAAGACAGACCAGATGGAAAGCTGGTACTTGTTACTGCAATCAATCCGACTCCGGCGGGAGAGGGGAAGACGACGATTACCGTTGGACTTGGAGAGGCAATGGCAAAGCTCGGTAAAAAAGCTCTGATCGCTCTGCGCGAGCCATCGCTCGGACCTTGCTTTGGAATTAAAGGTGGTGCTGCCGGTGGCGGTTATGCACAGGTTGTACCGATGGAAGATCTGAATCTTCATTTTACCGGAGATTTTCATGCGATCACATCGGCAAATAACCTGCTTGCAGCTCTTCTTGACAACCATATCCAGCAAGGAAATGCTCTTGGAATCGATCCGAGACAGGTTGTGTGGAAACGGTGTGTAGATATGAATGACCGTGTACTGCGTAATGTAGTAGTTGGTCTTGGAAATAAAATGGACGGAATGGTAAGAGAGGATCATTTTGTGATCACGGTTGCGTCCGAAATTATGGCAATTTTATGTCTGGCAGACGATCTGGAAGATCTGAAAAAACGTCTTGACAGAATCATTGTTGCCTATACATTTTCCGGAGAACCGGTTACAGCTGACCAGCTTCATGCAACCGGTGCAATGACAGCACTGTTAAAGGATGCGATCAAGCCGAATATTATCCAGACTCTGGAACATACACCGGCACTGGTACACGGTGGTCCGTTCGCAAATATTGCACATGGCTGCAACAGTGTACGTGCAACCAAGATGGCGCTTAAGCTGAGTGATATCACGATCACAGAAGCGGGATTCGGTGCGGATCTGGGTGCAGAGAAGTTTATGGATATCAAGTGCCGTATGGCGGGACTGAAACCGGACGCAGTAGTTCTGGTTGCAACGGTACGTGCATTAAAATACAATGGTGGCGTGCCAAAAGACGAACTGAACAAAGAAAATCTGGATGCTCTTGCAAAAGGAATTGTAAATCTTGAAAAGCATATTGAGAACCTGCAGAAATTCGGCGTTCCAGTTGTGGTTACCTTGAATTCATTTGTCAGTGATACTGAAGCAGAATACGAATTTATCCGTAAGTTCTGCGAAGACAGAGGCTGCGAATTTGCCCTTGCAGAAGTATGGGGTAAAGGCGGAGACGGCGGAAAAGAGCTGGCAGAGAAAGTATTACAGACTCTGGAGACAAAAGAAAGCCATTATCATCCGATTTACAGTGATGAGTTATCAATTGCAGAGAAGATCGAGACAATCTGCAAAGAGATTTACGGAGCAAAGAGTGTTGTATATGAACCTGCTGCAAAGAAACAGCTTGCACGAATTGAATCAATGGGCTTTGGCAAGTTCCCGGTATGTATGGCAAAGAACCAGTATTCTCTGTCCGATGATGCGAAGCTTCTTGGACGTCCGGAGAACTTTGATATCCATATCCGTGAAGTCTATGTAAATGCAGGAGCAGGATTTGTTGTTGCTCTTACCGGAGCAATCATGACCATGCCGGGTCTTCCGAAAGTACCTGCAGCAAATGGAATTGATGTAGAAGACGGTAAAATTACCGGATTGTTCTAA
- a CDS encoding chitobiase/beta-hexosaminidase C-terminal domain-containing protein, with amino-acid sequence MKCMHCGADLPEDQLICPRCGREIQIVPDYNPLDDMLTAQLKGGITQTMSLHLGKQEKQDVSYSGAANPVYERRESVGGETRCVGNSGSVGRRQQETVTRRGRDAVVRRSDVRPATGRVGQREDAREQTRRAYEEERRLRRMRAEKRKERARKKRRKMLLMLLAGCIVLAGLIFLFYQNSYTGKVKKGYRLLAASEYENALTVFEKAASGSPKKAEAYTGISKVYIAKDDLDQAEEVFTDEIAKQSGNAEIYRAAVEFYIDTKQEEKVSPLLNACTSDTVLEVLKDYVSGEPEFSLDEAETYDEVQALELTGKGKAIYYTTDGSEPTTSSTKYTEPIKIGEGETTVKAISVNKKGIPSLTESKTYKVEFPIADAPAVTPSTGQYNHVQSISVVVPDKYTAYYTTDGSDPDPENNSATQEYTGPIVMPAGSTIFSFVLQDQKGRLSDVTRRNYELNTD; translated from the coding sequence ATGAAATGTATGCACTGTGGAGCAGATTTGCCTGAAGATCAGTTGATCTGTCCTAGATGCGGCAGGGAAATACAGATCGTGCCTGATTATAACCCACTTGATGATATGCTGACTGCTCAGTTAAAAGGAGGCATTACACAGACAATGTCGCTTCATCTGGGTAAGCAGGAAAAGCAAGATGTCAGCTATTCTGGTGCGGCAAATCCGGTATATGAAAGACGGGAAAGTGTTGGAGGAGAGACCAGGTGTGTGGGAAATTCGGGAAGTGTTGGTCGTCGCCAGCAGGAAACTGTGACCAGGCGTGGAAGAGATGCGGTGGTCAGACGCAGTGATGTCAGACCGGCTACCGGACGTGTGGGTCAAAGAGAAGATGCGCGGGAACAGACGAGAAGAGCGTATGAAGAAGAACGCAGATTGCGGCGTATGCGGGCAGAAAAGAGAAAAGAGCGCGCCAGAAAAAAACGCCGGAAAATGCTGCTTATGCTATTGGCGGGGTGTATTGTTCTGGCAGGACTCATTTTCTTGTTTTATCAAAATTCATATACCGGAAAAGTAAAGAAAGGATACCGGCTTCTGGCAGCTTCCGAATATGAGAACGCACTCACTGTATTTGAAAAAGCAGCTTCTGGAAGTCCGAAGAAAGCAGAAGCTTATACAGGGATTTCAAAGGTTTATATTGCCAAGGATGATCTGGATCAGGCAGAAGAAGTTTTTACAGATGAGATTGCAAAGCAGTCCGGAAATGCAGAAATTTATCGTGCAGCGGTAGAATTTTATATTGATACCAAACAGGAAGAAAAGGTATCACCGCTTCTGAATGCATGTACCAGTGATACGGTTCTTGAAGTACTGAAGGATTATGTGTCAGGTGAACCGGAGTTTAGTCTGGATGAGGCAGAGACATATGATGAAGTGCAGGCACTGGAACTGACCGGAAAAGGAAAAGCGATCTACTATACGACAGACGGTTCAGAGCCGACAACTTCAAGTACGAAATATACGGAACCGATCAAGATTGGTGAAGGTGAGACGACGGTGAAAGCAATTTCTGTTAATAAGAAAGGGATTCCAAGCCTGACAGAAAGTAAAACTTATAAAGTTGAGTTCCCGATTGCAGATGCGCCGGCGGTGACTCCATCGACCGGGCAGTATAACCATGTCCAATCAATCAGTGTGGTTGTACCGGATAAGTATACGGCATATTACACGACGGATGGATCAGATCCGGATCCGGAAAATAATTCTGCGACGCAGGAGTATACCGGGCCGATCGTAATGCCGGCGGGAAGTACGATTTTCAGCTTTGTTCTGCAGGACCAAAAAGGCAGATTAAGTGATGTCACAAGAAGAAATTATGAACTGAATACAGATTAA
- a CDS encoding iron-containing alcohol dehydrogenase encodes MSRFTLPRDIYHGKGCLEELKNLKGKKAILVVGGGSMKRQGFLDRAENYLKEAGMEVKLFEGVEPDPSVETVMKGAAVMQEFQPDWIVAMGGGSPIDAAKAMWAFYEYPDVTFEDLCIPFNFPELRTKAKFAAIPSTSGTATEVTAFSVITNYQTGVKYPLADFNITPDVAIVDPDLVMGLPVKQVAYTGMDALTHAIEAYVSTLNCPFTDPLALQAIEMVLDYLPASYKCDMVAREQMHYAQCLAGMAFSNALLGIVHSMAHKTGAAFSTGHIPHGCANAIYLPYVIKYNAKDPVAAKRYAEIARRMGLPGTSEKALINSLCAKIDAFNVELNIPKTLKDFGIDEAEFKEKIAKISELAVGDACTGSNPRPIDPAAMEKLFNCTYYGTEVDF; translated from the coding sequence ATGAGCAGATTTACATTACCAAGAGATATTTACCATGGAAAAGGATGTCTTGAAGAACTGAAGAACCTGAAAGGAAAAAAAGCAATCCTGGTTGTCGGAGGAGGCTCCATGAAGCGTCAGGGATTCCTCGACAGAGCTGAGAACTATCTGAAAGAAGCAGGAATGGAAGTAAAGCTTTTTGAAGGTGTTGAGCCAGATCCATCTGTTGAGACCGTTATGAAAGGTGCAGCAGTTATGCAGGAGTTCCAGCCGGACTGGATCGTAGCTATGGGTGGCGGATCACCGATTGATGCTGCAAAAGCAATGTGGGCATTCTATGAATATCCGGATGTTACATTTGAAGATCTCTGTATTCCGTTCAACTTCCCGGAACTGAGAACAAAAGCAAAATTTGCTGCAATTCCGTCAACATCAGGAACAGCAACAGAAGTAACAGCATTCTCCGTTATTACCAACTATCAGACCGGAGTAAAATACCCACTTGCCGATTTTAATATTACACCGGACGTTGCAATTGTAGATCCGGATCTTGTCATGGGTCTCCCAGTAAAGCAGGTTGCTTACACAGGTATGGATGCACTGACACATGCGATCGAAGCTTATGTATCTACCTTGAACTGTCCATTTACAGATCCGCTTGCACTGCAGGCAATCGAGATGGTTCTGGATTACCTTCCGGCATCTTACAAATGTGATATGGTAGCAAGAGAGCAGATGCATTATGCACAGTGTCTTGCAGGAATGGCATTCTCCAATGCACTTCTTGGAATCGTACATTCTATGGCACATAAGACAGGTGCGGCATTTTCAACCGGACACATTCCGCACGGATGCGCAAATGCAATTTACCTTCCATATGTAATTAAGTATAATGCAAAAGATCCGGTCGCTGCAAAACGTTATGCAGAAATCGCACGCAGAATGGGACTTCCGGGTACATCTGAGAAAGCGCTGATCAACAGCCTGTGTGCAAAGATCGATGCATTTAATGTAGAACTGAATATTCCGAAGACACTGAAAGATTTCGGTATTGACGAAGCAGAATTCAAAGAAAAAATTGCAAAGATTTCAGAACTTGCAGTTGGTGATGCATGTACAGGATCCAACCCACGTCCGATCGATCCGGCAGCTATGGAAAAACTTTTCAACTGTACATATTATGGAACAGAAGTAGATTTCTAA